A single genomic interval of Mucilaginibacter boryungensis harbors:
- a CDS encoding BNR repeat-containing protein: MAFYLSLTVYRKTTLLLAALITLASFSLKGQISTISTNGWANNSVNTVIFRKNSLVTWQNIQYAAYYDQDQYVVLAKRKTGETTWQNQRTPYKGDATDAHKSISIIIDGDGYLHVTWGQHNNPLNYAVSTKPGSLQLGEKQGMTGNKENKVSYPEFYKLPAGDILFLYRDGASGNGNLMLNRYVLTQKKWIRVQDGMIDGEGQRNAYWQMSIDIKGIIHLSWVWRESPDVASNHDMCYARSVDGGVTWQKSNGEKYTLPINAANAEYACKIPHQSELINQTSMFADAAGHPFIATYWREAGQTVPQYHLIYHDGKAWRVNNLGFRKTPFTLSGAGTKSIPVSRPQIIAWKNGARQAVAFIFRDAERGNKISIAVTNNVLKGAWQLSDISNNPVGAWEPTYDTELWKNKGVLDLFVQPVIQIDGEGKGNVKPQPVTVLEWKTQAIIKSKKIK, encoded by the coding sequence ATGGCTTTTTATTTATCCTTAACCGTATATCGCAAAACTACTTTGCTGCTTGCCGCGCTTATTACCTTAGCGTCATTTAGTTTAAAAGGGCAAATAAGTACAATAAGTACCAATGGCTGGGCTAACAACTCGGTCAATACCGTTATTTTTCGTAAAAATTCATTAGTAACCTGGCAAAACATTCAGTATGCCGCGTATTACGATCAGGACCAGTATGTAGTATTGGCAAAACGTAAAACAGGTGAAACCACCTGGCAAAACCAGCGTACACCTTACAAAGGCGACGCTACCGACGCCCATAAATCAATCAGTATTATAATTGATGGGGACGGTTATCTGCATGTGACCTGGGGGCAACATAACAATCCGCTTAATTATGCGGTAAGTACTAAGCCCGGTTCGCTACAGTTAGGGGAAAAGCAGGGAATGACGGGCAATAAGGAAAATAAAGTAAGCTATCCTGAATTTTATAAGCTGCCTGCCGGTGATATATTGTTTTTGTACCGGGATGGTGCATCGGGCAATGGTAACCTGATGCTTAACCGCTATGTATTAACTCAAAAAAAATGGATAAGGGTACAGGATGGCATGATAGATGGCGAAGGTCAGCGTAATGCCTACTGGCAAATGTCGATAGATATTAAGGGGATTATCCACCTTTCGTGGGTATGGCGCGAAAGCCCTGATGTGGCCAGCAATCACGATATGTGCTACGCACGATCGGTCGATGGCGGCGTAACCTGGCAAAAGTCAAACGGCGAAAAGTATACGCTGCCCATAAACGCCGCCAATGCAGAATATGCCTGTAAAATACCTCATCAAAGTGAATTAATTAATCAAACATCCATGTTTGCCGATGCTGCCGGTCACCCTTTTATAGCCACTTACTGGCGTGAGGCCGGGCAAACAGTACCACAATATCATTTAATTTACCACGATGGCAAGGCCTGGCGGGTAAATAATCTGGGTTTCCGTAAAACGCCGTTCACTTTAAGCGGAGCTGGCACCAAAAGTATCCCGGTATCGCGGCCGCAAATTATTGCCTGGAAGAACGGAGCCCGGCAAGCTGTTGCTTTTATTTTCAGGGACGCGGAGCGCGGGAATAAAATATCTATAGCTGTAACCAATAATGTGCTTAAAGGCGCCTGGCAGTTATCCGATATCTCCAATAACCCGGTAGGAGCGTGGGAGCCTACCTATGATACCGAACTGTGGAAGAATAAAGGTGTACTTGACCTTTTTGTACAGCCCGTAATTCAAATTGACGGCGAGGGGAAAGGCAATGTAAAGCCACAACCCGTAACCGTACTGGAATGGAAGACACAGGCAATTATAAAATCTAAAAAAATCAAATAA
- a CDS encoding RagB/SusD family nutrient uptake outer membrane protein translates to MKKYSIILVSISVLITALTSCKKTFLDEKPYSAYTPVTLTDSLGLEASAIGLYNLQTGILTYSNNQGWPSVWQVGTDVANATAQQEGIEIPYYNYATLTSTDNAAKYIWGKYYALINNANIILDAAESPTVKIGAVGKAQVTAEARYFRAYAYNNLATLFGGVPLITHALTGPKTDFVRASLDDINALIVSDLTYASTNLADVGTVGAKLNAQGKPAGRANKYMAMQLLAEAYLRMGKNDLAETQAQAVISSGKFSLVKSRFGVRAGGAGDYYSDMFVYGNERRAQGNSESIWVLEQENPALVVGGNIDNAQQRRIWGAAYYQIPGMLPCDSLGGRGIARLRLSNWVIYGLYPAGDIRNSQYSIKRRYYYNDPASANYGKPVPYTGADTLFRICPSTTKWGAFDPNDTFGFAMIKDFMMMRLGETYLLLAEAQVKQGKTGPAAITINVLRTRANAPQVTAAQMTLDFILDERARELIGEENRRMTLMRTGTLVDRATRLNSNDAVHPTVGLTSKNLLLPIPLSEIQLNKDAVLTQNPGY, encoded by the coding sequence ATGAAAAAGTATTCAATTATATTAGTTTCCATATCGGTGTTAATTACAGCGCTCACATCCTGTAAAAAAACTTTTCTCGACGAAAAGCCATACTCTGCGTATACACCGGTAACCCTTACCGACTCATTGGGCTTGGAAGCCTCGGCAATAGGGCTGTACAACCTTCAAACAGGTATTTTAACCTATTCAAACAACCAGGGCTGGCCAAGTGTATGGCAGGTAGGTACCGACGTAGCTAATGCCACAGCCCAGCAGGAAGGGATTGAAATTCCCTATTACAACTATGCTACATTAACCTCAACCGATAACGCGGCTAAATATATATGGGGTAAATACTACGCGCTAATTAATAATGCTAATATTATTCTTGACGCAGCAGAGTCGCCAACTGTTAAAATAGGCGCTGTTGGTAAAGCACAGGTAACTGCTGAAGCAAGATATTTTCGCGCATACGCTTATAATAACCTGGCCACACTGTTTGGTGGCGTACCATTAATTACCCATGCTTTAACCGGGCCCAAAACCGATTTTGTGCGTGCATCGCTTGATGATATTAACGCCTTAATAGTAAGCGACCTTACTTATGCCAGCACAAACCTTGCCGATGTAGGGACCGTAGGGGCAAAATTAAATGCGCAGGGCAAGCCTGCCGGCAGGGCCAATAAATACATGGCTATGCAATTACTGGCCGAGGCATATTTACGTATGGGTAAAAATGACCTGGCCGAGACCCAGGCCCAGGCGGTTATCAGTAGCGGTAAATTTAGCCTGGTTAAAAGTCGTTTCGGTGTAAGAGCTGGTGGCGCTGGCGATTATTATTCGGATATGTTTGTGTATGGTAATGAAAGACGTGCACAAGGCAACAGCGAATCGATATGGGTGCTTGAACAGGAAAATCCAGCATTAGTAGTTGGCGGTAATATTGATAATGCCCAGCAACGACGCATATGGGGCGCTGCATATTATCAAATTCCCGGTATGTTGCCATGCGACTCGTTAGGTGGCCGTGGTATTGCCCGTTTACGTTTAAGCAATTGGGTAATTTATGGTTTGTATCCTGCCGGGGATATTCGGAATTCACAATACAGTATAAAACGTCGTTATTACTATAACGATCCAGCTTCTGCCAACTACGGTAAACCAGTGCCGTATACAGGTGCCGATACTTTGTTTAGAATATGCCCAAGCACAACCAAATGGGGGGCTTTTGATCCTAACGATACTTTTGGTTTTGCCATGATCAAGGATTTTATGATGATGCGTTTAGGGGAAACTTACCTGTTATTAGCCGAAGCACAAGTAAAACAAGGCAAAACAGGGCCTGCAGCTATTACTATAAATGTATTGCGTACACGTGCAAACGCTCCACAGGTTACGGCAGCACAAATGACGCTTGATTTTATTTTAGATGAGCGTGCCCGCGAGTTAATTGGTGAAGAAAACCGCCGAATGACGTTGATGCGCACAGGTACGCTGGTAGATCGTGCTACACGTTTAAATTCAAACGACGCCGTACACCCGACAGTTGGTTTAACCAGTAAAAACCTGCTATTACCAATTCCGTTAAGTGAAATACAGTTAAACAAAGATGCTGTGCTGACCCAAAACCCAGGTTATTAA
- a CDS encoding glycoside hydrolase family 88 protein, whose protein sequence is MRYRALLSFNLIVCVLLINVAAIAQHKNTFVLNKNLLHIIDRNFYDAANQYKVLLKRLPPAEFPKTYQPATDKAENSSSGWWCSGFYPGTLLMLYQQTHDRALLNEANRILEVLKKEQYNKTTHDLGFMMYCSFGNAEKIAPKPEYKQILLNSARSLSSRFDPKVGCIKSWDSAKPEYIVIIDNMMNLELLFWATRVTGDSSYAKIAIIHANTTMKNHFRPDYSSYHVVVYNPKTGGVQKKKTAQGYADESAWVRGQAWGLYGYTLMYRETKNKKYLDQANHIANFILRHPNLPADKIPYWDFNAPNIPNALRDASAGAIIASALLELCRYADKVNAEFYFKTAQTIITSLSGPHYKAVPGTNGGFILQHSVGNIPQKTEIDVPLTYADYYFVEAMTRYKNLSK, encoded by the coding sequence ATGCGATATAGAGCTTTACTATCTTTTAATTTAATTGTTTGTGTTTTACTGATAAATGTTGCGGCCATAGCCCAGCATAAAAATACTTTTGTACTTAATAAAAATTTATTACACATAATCGATCGTAACTTTTACGATGCCGCTAATCAATATAAAGTATTATTAAAAAGGCTGCCACCCGCCGAGTTTCCTAAAACCTATCAGCCTGCTACAGATAAAGCCGAAAATAGTAGCTCAGGGTGGTGGTGTAGTGGTTTTTACCCCGGCACATTGCTGATGCTGTATCAGCAAACACATGACCGGGCTTTACTAAACGAGGCTAACCGCATATTGGAGGTACTTAAAAAGGAGCAATACAATAAAACAACGCACGATTTGGGCTTTATGATGTACTGTAGCTTTGGTAATGCCGAAAAGATAGCACCCAAACCCGAATACAAACAAATATTGCTCAACAGCGCCCGGTCATTATCCAGCCGGTTCGATCCTAAGGTAGGTTGTATTAAATCGTGGGATTCGGCTAAGCCTGAGTATATCGTGATCATTGATAATATGATGAATCTGGAACTGCTTTTTTGGGCCACCCGGGTAACCGGCGATTCCAGCTATGCCAAAATAGCCATTATACATGCTAACACTACGATGAAGAACCACTTCAGGCCCGATTATAGTTCGTATCACGTAGTGGTTTATAACCCGAAAACGGGGGGCGTGCAGAAGAAAAAGACCGCGCAAGGCTATGCCGACGAATCGGCTTGGGTACGCGGACAAGCCTGGGGCTTATACGGCTATACGCTGATGTACCGCGAAACAAAAAACAAAAAGTATCTTGACCAGGCTAACCACATCGCCAATTTTATATTACGCCACCCCAACCTGCCAGCTGATAAAATACCTTATTGGGATTTTAACGCGCCAAATATACCAAACGCTCTGCGCGATGCTTCGGCAGGGGCTATAATAGCATCGGCCTTGCTTGAGTTATGCCGCTATGCCGATAAGGTTAATGCGGAGTTTTATTTTAAAACGGCACAAACTATTATCACCAGTCTTTCCGGCCCCCATTACAAAGCTGTTCCGGGTACCAACGGTGGGTTTATATTGCAGCATAGTGTAGGTAATATCCCGCAAAAAACTGAAATTGATGTGCCGTTAACTTATGCCGATTACTACTTTGTAGAAGCCATGACGCGGTATAAAAATTTAAGTAAATAA
- a CDS encoding SusC/RagA family TonB-linked outer membrane protein: MKKTFTEKINYRLSTVLLCLLLAIVINTASAQNDVTIRGHVTDSKGLQLPGVSVKLIGTAQGTVTDVTGSYKITASKTSRLQFSFIGYVTKTEEVGNRAQIDVVLADDVSKALNEVVVVGYGTQKRSDITGSVTTVPKARLEQLPVTNVMQAVEGAVAGITVSTTSMVPGRQPSVTVRGQNSITAGTQGPFIVVDGIPLTKSGGSLNDINPQDIASMEILKDASATAIYGANGSQGVILITTKRGTSGKPVIRYSGYAGYENISHLLTPRDPASFTQKFLDYESQNKLTQQFPEPVYNNGERANYAAGRTVDWVKETTQQGFQQDHNLSISGGSPDVKYFISGDYLKEKGVVKGYQYNRASFRSNLDINVTSFLTMGANVYFANNNYDGGRANLLYATAMSPYGSVYNPDGTYMIYPQLAEQLYTNPLLGLTTDQVNRSVNVSGNGYAQIKFGGALQGLSYRLNAGYTYLPTRIDSYSGRLANTPLGAATATASETNSYTLDNLLYYDREFGKHHISFTGLYSAMQRRYFISGFQGTGYINDALSFNDIGVGSTISGLPEFSGNGTYSDRYALESQMARLNYTYNSKYLLTLTVRRDGSSVFGGNTDKHGWFPSVALGWNISNEDFMKNLKAMNTLKLRASYGRTGNEAIGVYSTITSDGTVRFPFNGTSNVGVQASNLGNGNLHWETTTQANIAADFGLFNSRINGTLEYYDSRTSGLLLSRTLPAITGYGKITDNIGKVANKGVELTLNTRNVDGRAFKWESTVVFAVNKNKLIDLYGDGKDDVANGWFIGQPIKVIYDYKMQGVWQTGEDASKQDPGAKPGDLKFADTNGDGKITADDRVIQGQRSPKWTGGLTNTFHYKNLSLNVFIQTAQGILKNDADFNYADESGRRNTPAAIGYWTPTNGSQEFQALSYTNPRGYGYPRDASYTRIKDVTLSYVFPAHMLEKAKIAGLTLYLSGRNLHTFTKWIGWDPEDDYSTRGSGDFVNNYPQTRTIVLGANISLK; this comes from the coding sequence ATGAAAAAAACATTTACTGAAAAAATTAATTACCGGCTAAGTACAGTGTTATTATGTTTGCTTTTAGCAATCGTTATTAATACCGCCTCGGCACAAAACGATGTTACGATAAGAGGGCACGTAACAGATAGCAAAGGCCTGCAGCTACCAGGCGTAAGTGTAAAATTAATAGGTACAGCCCAGGGCACAGTAACAGATGTTACCGGTTCATATAAAATAACGGCTTCCAAAACCAGCCGCTTGCAATTCTCTTTTATTGGCTATGTCACTAAAACTGAAGAGGTAGGCAACCGTGCACAAATTGATGTGGTGCTTGCTGATGATGTTAGCAAGGCATTAAACGAGGTAGTGGTAGTAGGTTATGGTACCCAAAAAAGATCGGACATTACCGGGTCGGTAACTACTGTGCCCAAGGCCCGTTTGGAGCAATTACCGGTTACCAACGTTATGCAGGCGGTGGAAGGCGCTGTTGCAGGTATTACCGTAAGTACCACCTCAATGGTTCCGGGCCGCCAACCGAGTGTTACGGTGCGTGGTCAAAACTCCATAACCGCTGGTACACAAGGTCCGTTCATTGTTGTGGATGGTATCCCGCTTACCAAAAGCGGCGGTTCGTTAAACGATATTAATCCGCAGGATATTGCTTCTATGGAAATATTAAAGGATGCATCGGCTACTGCTATTTATGGCGCTAATGGTTCGCAGGGCGTTATCCTCATTACCACCAAACGTGGCACATCAGGTAAGCCGGTTATCCGTTATAGCGGTTATGCAGGTTACGAAAATATCTCGCACCTGTTAACCCCGCGCGACCCTGCCTCTTTTACTCAGAAATTCCTGGATTACGAATCTCAGAATAAACTTACCCAACAATTTCCTGAGCCGGTTTACAACAACGGCGAACGGGCCAACTATGCTGCCGGCCGCACAGTAGATTGGGTTAAGGAAACTACTCAGCAAGGTTTTCAACAGGATCATAACCTTAGTATATCTGGCGGCAGCCCCGACGTTAAATATTTTATTTCCGGCGATTACCTGAAAGAAAAAGGGGTGGTAAAAGGTTATCAATATAATCGTGCCAGTTTTCGCTCTAATCTTGACATCAATGTCACTAGCTTTTTAACCATGGGTGCAAACGTGTATTTTGCTAATAATAATTATGATGGCGGCCGTGCCAATTTGCTTTATGCAACTGCCATGAGCCCGTATGGCTCGGTATACAACCCTGATGGTACCTATATGATCTATCCGCAATTGGCGGAACAACTATATACCAACCCGTTGCTGGGCTTAACTACCGACCAGGTTAACCGCAGTGTTAACGTAAGCGGCAATGGCTATGCGCAGATAAAATTTGGCGGCGCGCTGCAGGGCTTAAGCTACCGTTTAAACGCTGGTTACACCTACCTGCCAACACGTATAGACAGCTATAGCGGACGTTTAGCCAATACGCCACTGGGCGCAGCTACAGCTACAGCATCCGAAACTAATAGTTATACGCTTGATAACTTATTATACTACGATAGGGAATTTGGTAAACACCATATCTCTTTCACAGGTTTATATAGTGCAATGCAACGCCGTTACTTTATTTCAGGCTTCCAGGGAACGGGGTATATTAACGATGCGCTCTCTTTTAATGATATAGGGGTAGGTTCAACCATATCCGGGTTACCTGAATTTTCAGGTAACGGAACCTATTCCGATCGTTATGCGCTCGAATCGCAAATGGCCCGTCTTAATTATACTTACAACAGCAAATACTTATTAACGCTGACAGTTCGTCGCGATGGTTCATCAGTTTTTGGCGGAAACACGGACAAACACGGCTGGTTCCCATCTGTAGCCTTAGGCTGGAACATCAGCAACGAGGATTTCATGAAAAACCTGAAAGCCATGAATACGCTTAAATTAAGGGCATCATATGGCCGTACAGGTAATGAAGCCATTGGTGTATATAGTACTATTACCAGTGATGGTACCGTGAGGTTCCCTTTTAATGGCACCAGTAATGTGGGTGTGCAGGCCAGTAACCTGGGCAACGGCAACCTGCATTGGGAAACAACTACCCAGGCCAACATCGCCGCAGATTTCGGCTTATTCAACAGCCGCATCAATGGTACTTTAGAGTATTATGATTCACGTACATCGGGCTTATTACTTAGCCGTACTTTGCCTGCTATTACCGGTTACGGAAAAATTACAGACAATATTGGCAAGGTTGCCAATAAAGGTGTTGAATTAACATTAAACACCAGGAACGTTGATGGCCGGGCATTTAAGTGGGAAAGCACCGTTGTATTTGCCGTTAATAAAAACAAGCTCATAGATCTGTATGGCGATGGTAAGGACGATGTCGCTAATGGGTGGTTTATAGGTCAGCCTATCAAGGTAATTTATGATTACAAAATGCAAGGCGTTTGGCAAACAGGCGAAGATGCTTCCAAACAGGACCCGGGAGCTAAACCAGGCGACTTAAAATTTGCAGATACCAACGGCGACGGCAAGATCACCGCAGATGATAGAGTAATTCAGGGTCAGCGTAGTCCTAAATGGACAGGCGGTTTAACCAACACCTTTCATTACAAAAACTTAAGCCTGAATGTGTTTATCCAAACCGCGCAAGGCATTTTAAAGAATGATGCCGACTTCAATTATGCCGACGAATCGGGCAGAAGAAATACGCCGGCTGCTATTGGTTACTGGACACCAACAAATGGGAGCCAGGAGTTCCAGGCATTATCATACACCAACCCCCGCGGTTATGGATATCCGCGTGATGCCAGTTATACACGTATCAAAGACGTAACCCTGAGCTATGTTTTCCCTGCACATATGTTGGAAAAAGCTAAGATTGCTGGTTTAACGCTGTATTTGAGTGGACGCAACCTGCACACATTTACTAAATGGATTGGCTGGGATCCGGAAGATGATTATTCAACCCGTGGTTCAGGAGATTTTGTGAACAACTATCCACAAACACGCACAATTGTTCTTGGCGCTAATATTTCTTTAAAATAA